A genomic stretch from Caulobacter sp. FWC2 includes:
- a CDS encoding DUF4159 domain-containing protein codes for MPSRSVTRTECLRLLAGGAMGSWLASRPRAAEAAPTYDFWFTRLRYDSGDWDVDQRMPSNILTSLVDYTNLRVDTEERVVRLSDPAMLTAPFCYLAGHKLVEFSPAEAANFQRYVRNGGFVLVDDCNHDIDGLFAKSFERQMAKLFGGDALKKLANDHPIYRSFFKFDGPPATSFELNGWGDDLVHDYLKGIEINGRLGVLYSNKDYGCEWDYDWRNKRFLAEDNTKFAVNIVLYALTA; via the coding sequence ATGCCGAGTAGAAGCGTAACGCGTACCGAGTGCCTGCGTCTGCTGGCGGGCGGCGCGATGGGGAGCTGGCTCGCCAGCCGACCACGCGCCGCTGAAGCCGCGCCGACCTACGACTTCTGGTTCACGCGCCTGCGCTACGACTCCGGCGACTGGGACGTCGACCAGCGGATGCCGTCCAACATCCTGACTTCGCTGGTCGACTACACCAACCTGCGCGTGGACACCGAGGAACGCGTCGTGCGCCTCTCGGACCCGGCCATGCTGACCGCGCCGTTCTGCTACCTGGCCGGCCACAAGCTGGTCGAGTTCAGCCCCGCCGAGGCCGCCAACTTCCAACGCTATGTCCGCAACGGCGGCTTCGTGCTTGTGGACGACTGCAACCACGACATCGACGGCCTGTTCGCCAAGTCGTTCGAGCGCCAGATGGCCAAGCTGTTCGGCGGCGACGCCCTGAAGAAGCTGGCCAACGACCATCCGATCTATCGCAGCTTCTTCAAGTTCGACGGCCCGCCCGCCACCAGCTTCGAGCTGAATGGCTGGGGCGACGATCTCGTCCATGACTACCTGAAGGGCATCGAGATCAATGGGCGCCTCGGGGTGCTCTACAGCAACAAGGATTACGGCTGCGAGTGGGATTACGACTGGCGCAACAAGCGCTTCCTGGCCGAGGACAACACCAAGTTCGCGGTCAATATCGTCCTATACGCCCTAACGGCCTGA
- a CDS encoding response regulator: protein MDSSGHGLTALPRDLATAPLAPTILIVEDDPALRTLLMRLLREEGFQPLSAGHGAEMARVLETNTVDLILLDVMLPGSNGFDLCRLVRRESDVPIVMLSARQDETDRLIGLELGADDYIGKPFSKKELIARIRAILRRTKSGSQASEPRGHQRMTFSGWSLDPGRRELLSPDGAFVDLSGAEFDLLLAFVSSPQRVIGRERLLEMSRARFSDASDRSIDVLVSRLRRKLAVVGQAEPLLRTVRGVGYIFTATVERR from the coding sequence ATGGATTCTTCTGGCCACGGACTAACCGCCTTGCCGCGCGACTTGGCGACCGCGCCGCTTGCGCCCACCATCCTCATCGTCGAGGACGATCCGGCTCTGCGCACCCTGCTGATGCGCCTCCTGCGCGAGGAAGGCTTCCAGCCGCTCAGCGCAGGCCACGGCGCGGAAATGGCCCGAGTGCTGGAGACCAACACGGTCGACCTGATCTTGCTGGACGTCATGCTTCCGGGCAGCAACGGCTTCGATCTCTGTCGCCTGGTGCGCCGGGAGAGCGACGTGCCGATCGTCATGCTCAGCGCCCGCCAGGACGAGACCGACCGCCTGATTGGCCTGGAACTCGGCGCCGACGACTATATCGGCAAGCCCTTCAGCAAGAAGGAGCTGATCGCCCGCATCCGCGCCATCCTGCGGCGGACCAAGAGCGGCTCGCAGGCCAGCGAACCGCGCGGTCACCAGCGCATGACCTTCTCCGGCTGGAGCCTGGATCCTGGCAGACGCGAACTGCTGTCGCCGGACGGGGCCTTCGTCGACCTGTCGGGCGCCGAGTTCGACCTGTTGCTGGCCTTCGTTAGCTCGCCCCAGCGGGTGATCGGCCGCGAGCGCCTGCTGGAGATGTCGCGCGCGCGCTTCTCCGACGCCTCGGACCGCAGCATCGACGTGCTGGTCAGCCGCCTGCGTCGCAAGCTGGCCGTCGTCGGCCAGGCCGAACCGCTGCTGCGCACCGTGCGCGGCGTCGGCTACATCTTCACGGCCACGGTAGAACGTCGATGA
- a CDS encoding alpha-hydroxy-acid oxidizing protein, with product MPHYGDYQTEIYFQGLRGVLPKYPVDFAGLLARAQAAMSPSTLKYVQGGCGDEHTQDANASAFKHWGLIPRMMVDCSARDLSIDLFGMKLPSPLFMAPIGVTGLCTQDGHGDLAAARAAAATGVPMVVSTLTNDPLEDVAAALGDTPGMFQLYTPKDPELAASLVSRAEAAGYKAIVVTLDTWVTGWRPRDLNDSNFPQLRGHVLENYFSDPRFRAMVGKDPKSDLQTSVMTWAATFGKVLTWADLPWLRSLTKLPIVLKGICHPDDVRRAKDEGVDGIYCSNHGGRQANGGIAAIDMLPGVVEAAGDTPVLFDSGIRSGSDVAKALAIGATAVGVGRPYSYGLALGGTEGAVHVLRSLLAEADLLMAVDGFPTIKALREAGAVRLPG from the coding sequence ATGCCGCACTACGGCGACTACCAGACCGAGATCTATTTCCAGGGCTTGCGCGGCGTGCTGCCGAAATATCCCGTCGACTTCGCCGGCCTCTTGGCGCGCGCCCAGGCGGCCATGTCGCCCTCGACCCTGAAATATGTCCAAGGCGGCTGCGGCGACGAACACACTCAGGACGCCAACGCCTCGGCCTTCAAGCACTGGGGTTTGATCCCAAGGATGATGGTCGACTGCTCCGCCCGCGACCTCTCCATCGACCTGTTCGGCATGAAGCTGCCAAGTCCCCTGTTCATGGCCCCGATCGGGGTGACGGGGCTCTGCACCCAGGATGGCCATGGCGACCTGGCCGCCGCCCGCGCCGCCGCCGCGACGGGCGTGCCGATGGTGGTCTCGACCCTGACCAACGATCCGCTGGAGGACGTCGCCGCCGCCTTGGGCGACACGCCGGGGATGTTCCAACTCTATACGCCCAAGGACCCGGAACTGGCCGCCAGCCTGGTCAGCCGCGCCGAAGCGGCCGGTTACAAGGCCATCGTCGTGACCCTGGACACCTGGGTCACCGGCTGGCGGCCCCGCGACCTCAACGACTCCAATTTCCCGCAACTGCGCGGTCATGTGCTGGAGAACTATTTCTCGGACCCGCGCTTTCGCGCCATGGTCGGCAAGGACCCGAAGTCGGACCTCCAGACCTCGGTCATGACCTGGGCGGCGACCTTCGGAAAGGTGCTGACCTGGGCTGACCTGCCATGGCTGCGGTCGCTGACCAAGCTGCCGATCGTGCTGAAGGGCATCTGCCATCCCGACGACGTGCGCCGCGCTAAGGACGAGGGCGTCGACGGCATCTACTGCTCCAACCACGGCGGCCGACAGGCTAACGGCGGAATCGCCGCGATCGACATGCTGCCCGGCGTGGTCGAGGCGGCGGGCGACACGCCAGTGCTGTTCGACTCGGGCATCCGCTCGGGCAGCGATGTCGCCAAGGCCCTGGCGATCGGCGCGACGGCGGTCGGCGTTGGCCGTCCCTATTCGTACGGCCTGGCCCTGGGCGGGACGGAAGGCGCGGTCCACGTCCTGCGCTCGCTCCTGGCCGAGGCGGATCTGTTGATGGCTGTCGACGGTTTCCCGACGATCAAGGCCCTGCGCGAGGCCGGCGCGGTGCGCCTGCCGGGTTAG
- a CDS encoding BatA domain-containing protein, which produces MIPALLAPAALGALLAVLVPLAIHIARRTETQVIDFAALRWLNPNPKPVQRLRLDERLLLVVRIALVIAVVLALAEPVLRPTGDGRPVIAVSPAVDAKTVPDHGERRVWLAPGFPSLDRPAPAPSADFASLLRQLDAETSAKTAITVVAPPELTGADAERLYLSRKVDWRIGAAPARSKTVTVPTPPALTVRYAPGNERAVGYFRAAATAYAEGGKPPAFDAAAADSPIPRTARYLVWLSGAPMPAATLDWIEAGGVALLGHDAPSPVEGAQPTAWRDAEGAPLATAGRFGEGRVLRLTRPLEPSAMPVLVEPDFPAQLWTLLAPPPAPSRVAATDYAPSVRPAAGGMAYNPNPVSLRPWLALLIALIVAAERWLATRRDRPVAA; this is translated from the coding sequence ATGATCCCCGCCCTGCTCGCCCCCGCCGCGCTCGGCGCCCTGCTCGCGGTCCTGGTCCCGCTGGCGATCCACATCGCCCGCCGCACCGAGACGCAAGTTATCGACTTCGCCGCCCTGCGCTGGCTGAACCCGAACCCCAAGCCCGTCCAGCGGCTACGCCTAGACGAGAGGCTGCTGCTGGTGGTGCGGATCGCCTTGGTGATCGCAGTCGTCCTGGCTCTGGCCGAACCCGTACTGCGGCCGACCGGCGATGGCCGCCCCGTGATCGCCGTCTCCCCAGCGGTCGACGCCAAGACCGTCCCGGATCATGGCGAGCGGCGGGTGTGGCTCGCCCCCGGCTTCCCGAGCCTCGACCGGCCAGCGCCCGCGCCGTCGGCGGACTTCGCCAGCCTCTTGCGCCAACTGGACGCCGAGACGTCCGCCAAGACGGCGATCACGGTCGTTGCGCCGCCGGAACTGACCGGCGCCGACGCTGAGCGGCTGTATCTTTCGCGCAAGGTCGACTGGCGGATCGGTGCGGCGCCCGCGCGCTCGAAGACGGTCACCGTACCAACACCGCCCGCACTGACCGTCCGCTACGCCCCGGGCAACGAACGCGCCGTCGGCTATTTCCGAGCGGCGGCGACCGCCTACGCCGAGGGCGGCAAGCCGCCCGCCTTCGACGCCGCAGCCGCAGACAGCCCGATCCCTCGCACCGCGCGCTATCTTGTCTGGCTCTCGGGCGCACCCATGCCGGCGGCGACGCTCGACTGGATCGAGGCCGGCGGCGTCGCCCTGCTGGGCCACGACGCCCCTTCGCCCGTCGAAGGCGCACAACCTACGGCCTGGCGCGACGCCGAAGGCGCGCCGCTGGCCACGGCCGGCCGCTTCGGCGAGGGCCGCGTGCTGCGCCTGACCCGGCCGCTCGAACCCAGCGCCATGCCGGTCCTGGTCGAGCCGGACTTCCCCGCGCAGCTCTGGACGCTGCTGGCCCCGCCGCCCGCGCCGAGCCGAGTCGCGGCGACCGACTATGCGCCGAGCGTCCGCCCAGCGGCCGGCGGCATGGCTTACAACCCGAATCCCGTCAGCCTGCGACCTTGGCTGGCCCTGCTCATCGCCCTGATCGTCGCCGCCGAGCGCTGGCTGGCGACGCGGCGCGACCGACCGGTGGCCGCATGA
- a CDS encoding ATP-binding protein encodes MKPLRLWPQRLVGQVTLVLMLAVALEFIGSSLLFERSRLYPDLENQTRRVAEQLVTAETLLEDASPDERAARAAVMSTRITQLSWSVLPTLVDGGRDAEEEFREEFLEAEPGLRGRDLRLRADIDHAVPRDTHLKVALKLRDGSWMALNTRIHVAPWAVLLSGVGSAFTLGLGVIVAAALVLRNLSRPLRALAEAADKVGKGAQVRIAESGAGDLKLVAKAFNAMQDRIAGLLNTRTEALAAVGHDLRTPLARLRLRAGFVTDPDAREALEADVDEMTSMLDSLLAYLGGQEDPEPRRRTDLAAIAMTLVNDAADAERPASYAGLDHLPVLARPLSVKRAISNIVENALHYGGDAALTLTREGDTAVLAIEDNGPGIPEAEMVHVLQPFHRLDSARTRNTAGLGLGLTIVQQILQRESGTLVLRNRPQGGLRVEIRLPAL; translated from the coding sequence ATGAAGCCCTTGCGGCTATGGCCGCAGCGTCTGGTCGGCCAGGTCACCCTGGTCCTGATGCTGGCCGTGGCCCTGGAGTTCATCGGCAGCTCGTTGCTGTTCGAGCGCAGCCGCCTCTATCCCGATCTCGAAAACCAGACCAGGCGCGTGGCCGAACAACTGGTCACCGCCGAGACGCTTCTGGAGGACGCATCCCCGGACGAGCGCGCCGCGCGGGCGGCCGTCATGTCCACTCGGATCACCCAGCTGAGCTGGTCGGTCCTGCCTACCCTGGTGGACGGCGGGCGCGACGCCGAAGAAGAGTTCCGCGAGGAGTTCCTCGAGGCGGAGCCGGGCCTGCGCGGTCGTGACCTGCGCCTGCGCGCCGACATCGATCACGCCGTGCCGCGCGACACCCATCTGAAGGTGGCGCTGAAGCTACGCGACGGCAGTTGGATGGCGCTGAACACGCGCATCCACGTCGCGCCTTGGGCGGTGCTGCTCAGCGGCGTCGGCTCGGCCTTCACCCTGGGCCTGGGCGTGATCGTCGCCGCGGCGCTGGTGCTGCGCAATCTCAGCCGCCCATTGCGGGCGCTGGCAGAGGCCGCCGACAAGGTCGGCAAGGGCGCCCAGGTCCGGATCGCCGAGAGCGGCGCCGGCGACCTCAAGCTGGTGGCCAAGGCGTTCAACGCCATGCAGGACCGCATCGCCGGCCTGCTGAATACCCGCACCGAGGCCTTGGCTGCCGTCGGCCACGATTTGAGGACGCCCCTGGCGCGCCTGCGGCTACGGGCCGGTTTCGTGACGGACCCCGACGCGCGCGAAGCGCTGGAGGCCGATGTCGACGAGATGACCTCCATGCTGGACTCGCTGCTGGCCTATCTGGGCGGTCAGGAGGATCCCGAGCCCCGTCGGCGGACGGACCTGGCCGCCATCGCCATGACCCTCGTCAATGACGCCGCCGACGCGGAACGGCCAGCAAGCTATGCCGGCCTCGACCATCTGCCCGTGCTGGCCCGTCCGTTGTCGGTGAAGCGAGCGATCAGCAACATCGTCGAGAACGCCCTGCACTATGGCGGCGACGCCGCGCTCACCCTCACCCGTGAAGGTGATACCGCCGTGCTGGCGATCGAGGACAACGGGCCCGGCATCCCCGAGGCCGAGATGGTCCATGTGCTGCAGCCGTTCCATCGCCTGGACAGCGCCCGGACCCGCAACACGGCTGGCCTTGGTCTGGGCCTGACCATCGTCCAGCAGATCCTACAGCGCGAAAGCGGAACCCTGGTCCTGCGGAACCGCCCGCAAGGCGGTCTGCGCGTCGAGATCCGCCTGCCCGCGCTCTAG
- a CDS encoding DUF58 domain-containing protein, whose amino-acid sequence MSPFDLPPDLRSRLRRLSLTPRAAAVLIGEGHHASRNRGGAMEFAQYRAYERGDDLRRIDWKLYSRSDKFFVRDAERESPVAIWVVLDASASMAQADLGKPGWTRFDAARRLTAAIIEVALQQGDRFGVVVARAEGAIVLPPSSDSRHRDRIRLALGPLRPEGAPQWERDLKVLGERISPGDLVIFISDGFDDACVAAAERLAASGRDVSFVQLLTGDERDFPFDRSLLFRDPESDAKVAGDGRALRADFLARFAEARAALRARLEARGARFVEHFSDRDPDQPIQDLSRPVARG is encoded by the coding sequence ATGTCCCCGTTCGACCTGCCCCCGGACCTGCGTAGTCGTCTGCGACGTCTGTCGCTGACGCCGCGAGCGGCCGCGGTGCTGATCGGGGAAGGCCACCATGCCAGCCGCAATCGCGGCGGGGCCATGGAGTTCGCCCAGTACCGCGCCTACGAGCGCGGCGACGATCTGCGGCGCATCGACTGGAAGCTCTATTCGCGCTCGGACAAGTTCTTCGTCCGCGACGCCGAGCGTGAGAGCCCGGTGGCGATCTGGGTCGTGCTGGACGCCAGCGCCTCTATGGCCCAGGCCGATCTGGGCAAGCCCGGCTGGACGCGCTTCGACGCCGCCCGCCGTCTGACCGCCGCGATCATCGAAGTCGCCCTCCAGCAGGGGGATCGCTTCGGGGTGGTCGTGGCTAGGGCCGAGGGCGCGATCGTCCTGCCGCCGTCCAGCGACAGCCGCCACCGCGACCGCATCCGCCTGGCGCTGGGTCCCCTTCGGCCCGAGGGTGCTCCGCAATGGGAGCGAGACCTGAAGGTGCTGGGCGAGCGGATTTCGCCCGGCGATCTCGTGATCTTCATTTCCGACGGCTTCGACGACGCTTGCGTGGCGGCCGCCGAACGCCTGGCCGCGTCCGGTCGCGACGTGTCGTTCGTTCAACTGCTGACCGGCGACGAACGCGACTTCCCGTTCGACCGCAGCCTGCTGTTCCGCGACCCGGAAAGCGACGCGAAGGTCGCCGGCGACGGCCGGGCTCTACGCGCCGACTTCCTGGCCCGCTTCGCCGAGGCCCGCGCCGCCCTGCGCGCCCGGCTGGAAGCCCGTGGCGCGCGGTTCGTCGAGCACTTCAGCGACCGAGATCCGGACCAGCCGATCCAGGACCTGTCCCGCCCGGTAGCGCGCGGATGA
- a CDS encoding DUF4175 family protein, producing MIAALARHLRAARQRSVLDTLAVGLPVVLALAALTLRGFEVMGAVVALVIGALVIGWIAIRRIQRFDQAWLIAALDAQAPGLEDSSALLFQPSVDGLAALQRARLEARLAEAAAVDMRPDWSSRWIPWTAGVSALVILTALFWPPASGVVLGPQEAETASAPGAPTVTGAKLRITPPAYTGQRSFEQGGLDARAPEGSRIEWVVNFRPHPDAASLSFPGEAVLPLRRDGGRWLGGRVFERSALYRVEAPGLARQRLHRLELIPDAPPVVRVVTPDSSLTLIMPGQSRWAPVFEVRDDYGVDGAAQLRITVTKGEGENITTTQRIQPLVGQGAARLKRFTAALDLAREGLAPGGDMIVQLVVSDNRSPRRQTVESPSVILRWPTAMGLAEGLDGMAKQVMPVYFRSQRQIIIDAEALIAQRGKLTPDAFLDRSNSLGADQAQLRLRYGQFMGEKAEGESGGGGLDLPTNDAPALPTDDAPATPAKAEAHHDDDDGHDHGGGANLNDMTDVVAKYGHAHDTGDAATLFDPGTRSTLAQALDAMWDSERALRQGKPKDALPHAYKALNLLKTAQQAGRIFLARTPPKLPPVDLSRRLTGKREGIVPGRLPPTARDSADTPAVDVWRALGDRPNAPLPLEALARWVNANKKRLADPLALSAAIDTVRNEPQCQDCRRKLRALLWTALERPPAAVHRRDAADARGRRYLDALR from the coding sequence ATGATCGCCGCCCTCGCCCGTCATCTGCGCGCGGCCCGGCAACGGAGCGTCCTCGACACGCTGGCCGTCGGCCTGCCCGTCGTCCTGGCGCTCGCTGCGCTGACTCTGCGTGGGTTCGAGGTCATGGGGGCGGTAGTCGCCCTCGTGATCGGCGCCCTCGTGATCGGCTGGATCGCCATCCGACGCATCCAACGCTTCGACCAGGCCTGGCTCATCGCTGCCCTCGACGCCCAAGCGCCTGGCTTGGAGGACAGCAGCGCCCTGCTGTTCCAACCCTCCGTCGACGGACTGGCCGCATTGCAACGCGCCCGCCTTGAGGCGCGCCTCGCCGAAGCGGCCGCGGTCGATATGCGTCCCGACTGGTCTAGTCGCTGGATCCCCTGGACCGCCGGCGTCAGCGCGCTGGTGATCCTCACCGCCCTGTTCTGGCCGCCCGCATCCGGCGTCGTGCTCGGCCCCCAAGAGGCGGAAACCGCGTCCGCGCCCGGCGCGCCCACGGTGACCGGCGCCAAGCTGCGGATTACCCCGCCGGCCTACACCGGCCAGCGCTCCTTCGAGCAAGGCGGTCTGGACGCCCGCGCGCCCGAGGGCTCGCGCATCGAGTGGGTCGTGAACTTCCGGCCGCATCCCGACGCCGCCAGCCTGAGCTTCCCGGGCGAAGCCGTCCTGCCGCTGCGCCGCGACGGCGGACGCTGGCTGGGCGGGCGGGTGTTCGAGCGCTCGGCGCTCTATCGCGTTGAGGCCCCCGGCCTGGCCCGCCAGCGCCTGCACCGGCTGGAACTGATCCCGGACGCCCCGCCGGTCGTCCGCGTCGTGACGCCGGATAGTTCGCTGACCCTGATCATGCCGGGCCAGAGCCGGTGGGCGCCGGTGTTCGAGGTCCGCGACGACTATGGCGTCGACGGCGCTGCCCAACTGCGCATCACCGTCACCAAGGGCGAAGGCGAAAACATCACCACCACACAGCGGATCCAGCCTCTCGTCGGCCAGGGCGCCGCGCGGCTCAAGCGCTTCACCGCCGCCCTCGACCTGGCGCGCGAGGGCCTGGCGCCCGGTGGCGACATGATCGTGCAGTTGGTGGTCAGCGACAATCGCAGCCCGCGCCGCCAGACCGTCGAGAGCCCCAGCGTGATCCTGCGCTGGCCGACCGCGATGGGCCTGGCCGAGGGTCTGGACGGCATGGCCAAGCAGGTGATGCCCGTCTATTTCCGCAGCCAGCGCCAGATCATCATCGACGCCGAGGCCCTGATCGCCCAGCGCGGCAAGCTCACCCCCGACGCCTTCCTGGACCGCTCGAACAGCCTCGGCGCCGACCAGGCCCAACTGCGCCTGCGCTACGGCCAGTTCATGGGCGAGAAGGCCGAAGGCGAAAGCGGCGGTGGCGGCCTGGACCTGCCGACCAATGACGCGCCCGCCCTGCCGACGGACGACGCCCCCGCCACGCCAGCCAAGGCCGAGGCGCATCACGACGACGATGACGGCCACGACCATGGCGGCGGGGCCAATCTCAACGACATGACCGACGTCGTCGCCAAATACGGCCACGCCCACGACACGGGCGACGCCGCGACGCTGTTCGACCCGGGCACGCGCTCGACCCTGGCCCAGGCGCTGGACGCCATGTGGGATTCCGAGCGCGCCCTGCGGCAGGGCAAGCCCAAGGACGCCTTGCCCCACGCCTACAAGGCCCTGAACCTGCTGAAGACCGCCCAGCAGGCCGGACGTATTTTCCTGGCGCGCACGCCGCCGAAGCTGCCGCCTGTCGACCTGTCCCGTCGCCTGACCGGCAAGCGGGAGGGCATCGTGCCGGGCCGGCTGCCGCCGACGGCCCGCGATAGCGCCGATACGCCGGCGGTCGACGTCTGGCGCGCGCTGGGGGATCGTCCCAACGCGCCGCTCCCGCTCGAGGCCCTGGCCCGCTGGGTGAACGCCAACAAGAAGCGCCTGGCCGATCCCCTGGCCCTGTCGGCCGCGATCGACACGGTCCGTAACGAGCCCCAGTGCCAGGACTGCCGCCGCAAGCTGCGCGCCTTGCTGTGGACCGCCCTGGAGCGCCCGCCAGCCGCCGTCCACCGCCGCGATGCCGCCGACGCGCGCGGCCGACGCTATCTGGACGCGCTGCGATGA
- a CDS encoding carbonic anhydrase has product MEQFLERAALFRGQVFPAQSALYERLASHGQSPSALMISCADSRVVPELITQAAPGDLFVCRNAGNIVPPFSQANGGVSSAVEYAVMALGVRDIVVCGHSDCGAMKAFSNPAALEKMPNVAAWLRHAHAAHSVVCNAYHGLDEHGTTRALSLENVVVQLNHLRTHPSVASAIAQGKLTLHGWFFEIETGQIQAYNGDTGQFEQVYEGSPLPVAQRPSRRMVAADHLGIAAE; this is encoded by the coding sequence TTGGAACAGTTTCTCGAACGCGCCGCGCTTTTTCGCGGCCAGGTCTTCCCCGCTCAGAGCGCCCTCTACGAACGCCTCGCCAGCCACGGTCAGAGCCCCTCGGCCCTGATGATCTCGTGCGCCGACTCCCGCGTCGTCCCCGAACTGATCACCCAGGCCGCGCCCGGCGACCTGTTCGTCTGCCGCAACGCCGGCAACATCGTTCCGCCGTTCAGCCAAGCCAACGGCGGCGTCTCCTCGGCGGTCGAGTACGCCGTCATGGCGTTGGGCGTTCGCGACATCGTGGTCTGCGGCCACTCGGACTGCGGCGCGATGAAGGCGTTCTCGAACCCGGCGGCTCTGGAAAAGATGCCCAACGTCGCCGCCTGGCTGCGCCACGCCCACGCCGCCCACAGCGTCGTCTGCAACGCCTATCACGGCCTGGACGAGCACGGCACGACCCGCGCGCTGTCGCTGGAAAACGTCGTCGTCCAGCTGAACCACCTGCGCACCCACCCGTCGGTGGCCTCGGCGATCGCCCAGGGCAAGCTGACGCTGCACGGCTGGTTCTTCGAGATCGAGACCGGCCAGATCCAGGCCTATAACGGCGACACCGGCCAGTTCGAGCAGGTCTACGAAGGCTCGCCGCTGCCCGTCGCCCAGCGTCCCTCACGCCGCATGGTCGCCGCCGACCACCTGGGCATCGCCGCCGAATGA
- a CDS encoding MoxR family ATPase — protein sequence MSVTPTEADIAAKLERLGQLRAAIGQAIVGQDEVVEQLLIGLLAGGHCLIEGVPGLGKTLLVRTLGQALSLDFRRVQFTPDLMPSDILGTEVLEEDHGTGHRHFRFQPGPVFTHLFLADELNRTPPKTQAALLEAMQEHQVSYAGVTHRLSEPFFVLATQNPLEQAGTYPLPEAQLDRFLLNIRVGYPTAEEERAILTLTTGGAIAAPAAVMTGEDIVELQKWVRQVHVSDGLLTWITSLIRATRPGPDAPATVQEYVRWGAGPRAGQALVLAAKARALLHGRLAATRDDVKALAAPVMRHRILMSFAAEAERKSTDDVVAALLAALPAPARD from the coding sequence ATGAGCGTCACCCCCACCGAAGCCGATATCGCGGCCAAGCTCGAGCGCTTGGGCCAGCTGCGCGCGGCGATCGGCCAGGCCATCGTCGGCCAGGACGAGGTCGTGGAGCAGTTACTGATCGGCCTGCTGGCCGGCGGCCACTGCCTGATCGAGGGCGTTCCGGGCCTGGGCAAGACCCTGCTGGTCCGAACCCTGGGCCAAGCGCTGTCGCTGGACTTCCGCCGCGTGCAGTTCACCCCCGACCTGATGCCCAGCGACATCCTTGGCACCGAGGTGCTGGAGGAAGACCATGGCACCGGTCACCGTCACTTCCGCTTCCAGCCCGGCCCCGTCTTCACCCACCTTTTCCTGGCCGACGAGCTGAACCGCACGCCCCCCAAGACCCAGGCGGCGCTGCTGGAGGCCATGCAGGAACACCAGGTCAGCTACGCCGGCGTCACCCACCGGCTCTCCGAACCTTTCTTCGTGCTGGCCACCCAGAACCCCCTGGAGCAGGCCGGAACCTATCCCCTGCCCGAGGCCCAGCTTGACCGTTTCCTGCTCAACATCCGCGTCGGCTATCCGACGGCGGAAGAAGAGCGCGCCATTCTCACCCTGACCACCGGCGGCGCCATCGCCGCCCCGGCGGCGGTGATGACGGGCGAAGACATCGTCGAACTTCAGAAGTGGGTGCGCCAGGTGCACGTCAGCGACGGCCTGCTGACCTGGATCACGTCGCTGATCCGCGCCACCCGTCCCGGCCCGGACGCGCCCGCCACCGTCCAGGAGTATGTCCGATGGGGCGCTGGCCCCCGCGCCGGCCAGGCCCTGGTGCTGGCCGCCAAGGCCCGCGCCCTGCTGCACGGACGCCTGGCCGCCACGCGCGACGACGTGAAGGCCCTGGCCGCACCGGTCATGCGCCACCGCATCCTGATGTCCTTCGCCGCCGAGGCCGAACGCAAGTCGACCGACGACGTGGTCGCCGCCCTGCTGGCCGCCCTGCCCGCGCCGGCCCGCGACTAA